CGCGATCAGGGCGCGCATCTGGGCGACGGCGGCAGCCACCTTCGCCGGCTCGCGGCGGCGGCTCAGGATCGCGCGGATCGAGGCCTCGGCGCGCTCCGCCAGCGCGGGATCGCCCGCCACGACCCGGGCGCGGGTCAGCGCCATCTCCTCCCAGATCTCGGCCTCGCCGCGGTGATAGGCCTCGAAGCCCGCGAACTGGGTCGCGGCCGGGCTCTTGTTGCCCGACGGGCGCAGCCGCATGTCGACCTGATAGAGCGTGCCGCGCCGCGTCGGCACCGTCAGCGCGGCGACGAGGCGCTGGGTAAAGCGGACATGCCAGGTCACCGGATCGAGGCTGCGGCGGCCCCTGCTCGGCTCGGCATCCTCCGGCCGGTCATAAAGCAGCATCAGGTCGAGGTCGGATGACGGCGTGAGTTCGCCCGCACCGAGCCGGCCGAGCCCGACCACCACGCTCTGGGCCCCCTCGATCACGCCGTGATCGGCCACGAAGGCCGCGCGCGTGTCGTCGAAGGCCACACGCAGGCAGGCCTCAGCCACCGTGCAATAGGCCTGGGCCGCGGCCTGCGCCGGATAGACGCCGGAGAGGAGACGCGCGCCGACGAGGAAGTTCTCCTGCCGTGCGGCATCGCGCAGCCGGTCGAGCCCGTCCTCGACGCTGGGCGGCGGCGAGCCGACGACGCTGCGGATCCGGCGCACCAGCGCATCGCCGTCGAGCGAGGCCTGGCCGAAGGCGGGGTCGATGACGCCGTCGAGCACATGCGGGTGAAGCGCCGCGACCTTCGCCAGCCGCGGCGCGCTTCCGAGGATCTCGGCGAAGAGCGTCAGCAGCGAGCCTTGCGAGCGCAGCAGCGTCAGCAGCTCGACGGCGGCGGGCATGCGAACGAAGGCGTTGTCGAGATGGGCGAGCGCCCCGTCGGGATCGGCGGTGCGGCCCAGTGCGACGAGCAGCGCCGGCGTCAGCTCCGTCAGCACCTCGCGGGCACGGGCGCTGGTGACGGCGGCGCGGCGGCCAAAATGCCAGCCCCGCACCGTCTCGGCCGCTGTCCCGGCCTGGCGGAAGCCGAGCTTCTGCAGCGTCTCCAGCGTCTGCGGATCGAGGTCAGAGCCGGTGAAACTCAGTGTTCCCGCCTCGCTGGCGAGGCTCGGCCCCTCCTCGAACAGGAGCGCGTAGTGGCCCTCGACGCGGCGGGCATGGGCGGTCAGCGCCTTGCCGAAGGCCGCCGTCGAGGCATAGCCGCAGAAGCGGGCGAAGGCCTCGAGATCGGCCGCCGCCTTCGGCAGCGTCTGCGTCTGCTCGTCATGGCGCATCTGCAGGCGATGCTCGATCGTCCGCAGCCAGCGATAGGACTCGGCCAGTTCGTCGCGGGCGGCGGGCGTGATCCAGCCCTCCCGCGTCAGCTCCGCCAGCATCTCCAGCGTGCGCGGGCCGCGCAGCGCCGTGCGACGCCCACCGAAGACGAGCTGCTGCGTCTGCACGAAGAACTCGATCTCGCGGATACCGCCGCGCCCGAGCTTCACATTGTGGCCGGCGACCGCGATCGTCTCATGGCCCTTCACCGTCTGGATCTGCCGCTTCATCGCGTGGATGTCGGCGATGGTCGCGAAGTCGAAATACTTGCGCCAGATGAAGGGGGCGAGATCCTTCAGGAAGCGCTGGCCGAGCGAGAACTCCCCCGCGACGGGCCGCGCCTTGATCATCGCGGCGCGTTCCCAGTTCTGGCCGACGGTCTCGTAATAGGCATAGGCCGAGGGCAGCGGCACGGCGACATGGGTCGAGGCGGGATCCGGCCGCAGGCGCAGATCGACGCGGAAAACGTAGCCGTCGGGCGTGCGCTCCTGGATGATGCGGGCGATCTGCTGGGTGAGCTTGACGTAGAAGCTGGTCGGCTCGGAGACGCCGGCGGCTTCCGCCACATCGGGGTCGAAGAAGACGACGATGTCGATGTCGGAGGAGTAGTTGAGCTCGCCCGCGCCGTGCTTGCCGAGCGCGAGCACGACGAGGCCGGAGCCCGCTCCCGGATCGGCGCGATCGGGCAGGCGGATGCGCCCGAGATCGGCCGCCTGGCGAAGAACGTGATCAGTGGCGAGCCTGACCGCATTGTCGGCGGTCGCTGTGAGCGCGGCCGTAACGGTGTCGACGTCCCAGACGCCGCCGATATCGGCAAGCGCGATCAGCAACGCCATGCTGCGCCGGAAGCGCCGCAGCAGACGCATCAGTTCGGGCGCCTCGCCCGCCGCGGCGCCCGCCTGCCCGATCTCGAGCAAAAGCGCATCGCGGCGCGCTTCCGGCGCTTCGGTCAGGCAGGCGAGCAGCCCGGTCGGGTCCTGCCGCATGATCTGGGTGAGGAAGGGGGAATGCGCGACGAGCCCTGCAACAAGCGCGGCACTGCGCTCGTTTCCGGCGAAATGCGCGGCCAGCGCCTGAGCGGCCGCCTCGTCGTGCAGGCGCTCGATCAGGTCCTTCGCCAGAAGCTGGGCGGCCCGCGCCCGCGCCGGCAGCACCGGCGCCGCCTTCAGCCTGTCACACAGACGCCCCGTCATCGCAGTCCCTTTCAGAGGGAGGGGACGCCAACAGGGTTCGGCGCCGCTGTCGAGCCAGGACGCGCGGACGGAGCCATCATGTCCACAGGCTTGGCGAGACCGGCCGTCTCGACCGGCGCCGGCGGCGGCTCGGACAGGGCCGTGACGGCCGGCAGGGCGATCACCACGCGCAGGCCCGGCGCATTGTCCTCCAGACGCAACTGCCCGCCATGCAGGCGCACCACCCCGGCCGCCAGGGCGAGGCCCAGCCCGAAGCCGGGCTTGCTGCGGCTGGCATCGAGCCGCACGAAGCGCTCGAGCACGCGGGCGCGATCCTCGGCCGGGATACCGGGCCCGTGATCGGCGACACTGAGCAGGATCTCGTCGCGCTCGCGTCGCGCGGCGACTATCACCTGCGCGCGCCCGCCCTCGCCGGGCTCGCCATATTTGAGCGCGTTGTCGATGAGATTGGCCAGCGCCTGACCGATCAGTTCGCGGTTGCCGATCACCCGCAGGCCGGGCGCGACCTCCGTGACGAGCGACAGGCCCGCCTCCTCGGCCAGCGGTTCGTAGAGCTCGGCGAGACCTGAAACGATCTCCGACAGGTCGAGCCCGTCCATGCTGTCCTGGATGCGGCCGGTCTCGAGCCGTGCGATCATCAGCAGGGCGTTGAAGACGCGGATCAGGTTGTCGGCCTCGTCGATCGAGCCGTCGAGCGCGGCGCGCAGCTCGTCCGGCGAGCTTGCGGTGCGCAGCGCCTCCTCGGCACGGTTGCGCAGCCGCGTCAGCGGCGTCTTGAGGTCATGGGCGATGTTGTCCGAGACCTGCTGCATGCCGGCCATCAGCTCGCCGATGCGCTCCAGCATGGCGTTGAGGTTGAGCGCGAGCCGGTCGAGCTCGTCGCCCGTGCCGGAGATGGCGAGGCGGCCCTTGAGGTCGCCGGCCATGATCGACTGCGCCGTGCCGGTCATGTCGTCGATGCGCTTGAGCACGCGCCGCGCCACGAACCAGCTCGCGAAACAGCCGAGAACGAAGACGACGAGCAGCGACCAGCCCGCGGCCCGGCGGATGACGATGCCAAGCCGCTCGCGCTCCTCGACGTCGCGCCCGACCAGCAGGCGGAAGCCGGCCGGCAGCACGAAGACGCGAACGATCGCGTGGCTCGGCCGGTCCACTGTTTCGCTCGTCCTGGCGTATTCGATCTCGGCCTCGCCCGGCCGGTCGAGCGTGCCCGGCGGCAGCGCCTCGACATTGCCGGCGATGCGCTCGCCGACCGGGGTGGTGACGAGATAGAGCGAAGCGCCGGGCGCGCGCGAGCGGCGCTCCACGACATTGACGAGCCGCCGGATGCCGCCCTGCCGCTGCTGCTCGGCCAGGCCCTGGATCTCCGCGTCGATGGTGGAGCGGATCTGGTCGTCGAGCAGGCGCTTGGCGTTCCAGGCGACATAGCCGAGCAGCAGCCCGGCAAAGAGCGCGAAGACGACGAGGTAGACCGCCGTCAGCTTGAAGGCGGTGGTGCGGAACAGCGTCGGCAGGAAGCGCTGCGCGGCGCGAGCCGTCCCCGCGGCGGCGGCCGGTTCAGCGAGCGGCGTCACGGATCATGTATCCCGCGCCGCGGATCGTGTGGATCATCGGATGCTCGAAACCCTTGTCGACCTTGGCGCGCAGGCGGCTGACATGCACGTCGATGACATTGGTCTGGGGGTCGAAATGATAGTCCCAGACGTTCTCCAGCAGCATGGTGCGCGTCACCACCTGCCCGGCATGCTTCATCAGATATTCGAGCAGGCGAAACTCTCGCGGCTGGAGCAGGATCTCGGTGCTCC
This portion of the Bosea sp. OAE506 genome encodes:
- a CDS encoding bifunctional [glutamine synthetase] adenylyltransferase/[glutamine synthetase]-adenylyl-L-tyrosine phosphorylase — its product is MTGRLCDRLKAAPVLPARARAAQLLAKDLIERLHDEAAAQALAAHFAGNERSAALVAGLVAHSPFLTQIMRQDPTGLLACLTEAPEARRDALLLEIGQAGAAAGEAPELMRLLRRFRRSMALLIALADIGGVWDVDTVTAALTATADNAVRLATDHVLRQAADLGRIRLPDRADPGAGSGLVVLALGKHGAGELNYSSDIDIVVFFDPDVAEAAGVSEPTSFYVKLTQQIARIIQERTPDGYVFRVDLRLRPDPASTHVAVPLPSAYAYYETVGQNWERAAMIKARPVAGEFSLGQRFLKDLAPFIWRKYFDFATIADIHAMKRQIQTVKGHETIAVAGHNVKLGRGGIREIEFFVQTQQLVFGGRRTALRGPRTLEMLAELTREGWITPAARDELAESYRWLRTIEHRLQMRHDEQTQTLPKAAADLEAFARFCGYASTAAFGKALTAHARRVEGHYALLFEEGPSLASEAGTLSFTGSDLDPQTLETLQKLGFRQAGTAAETVRGWHFGRRAAVTSARAREVLTELTPALLVALGRTADPDGALAHLDNAFVRMPAAVELLTLLRSQGSLLTLFAEILGSAPRLAKVAALHPHVLDGVIDPAFGQASLDGDALVRRIRSVVGSPPPSVEDGLDRLRDAARQENFLVGARLLSGVYPAQAAAQAYCTVAEACLRVAFDDTRAAFVADHGVIEGAQSVVVGLGRLGAGELTPSSDLDLMLLYDRPEDAEPSRGRRSLDPVTWHVRFTQRLVAALTVPTRRGTLYQVDMRLRPSGNKSPAATQFAGFEAYHRGEAEIWEEMALTRARVVAGDPALAERAEASIRAILSRRREPAKVAAAVAQMRALIAKEKGEKNPWDLKLALGGLTDLDFLAQYLVLAHAADHPGLLARDTISVFAAARGAGVLAAADAAALEEAARLIGDVQLWQRFTVEEAFDPAAVPARVMTRIATSVGRPDTKVLRAELDEVRAGVRAIFNRVLGVARSG